The sequence CGCAACGGGATCCGGCCGAAGTCTGGGTAACCATTTATTAAATAAAGTCCCGGCAGGACTGCTTATTCAATTCAATCACCCAAAACTTGTCCCGAAGTAATCGGGGCCATGCAAATGTATGCAATGTAAGGCTCTGTTTCGCCGGCAGGCGTGGAAAAGTCGCCACGGCTTCACCAAAACTCTGTTAGTGATGAAACTAACATCAATCTTATTATTGGGCGTCTGTTTACAAGTCTCGGCCCATGTACATGCTCAAACGGTCAGCTTTTCGGGGAAGAACGTACCCCTGGAAAAAGTATTTGCCGCTGTTGAAAAACAAACAGGGTATGTGTTCTTCTTCGATGAGGCGATACTCAAAGATGCCCGGCCTGTTACCATCAGCGTAGAAAATGATCCGCTGCCGGTATTCCTGAACCGGGTGCTGGACGCGCAGCCGTTTAAGTTTTCTTTTCAGAACAAGACCATCATCATTTCACGCCGTGAGATCATGCCGGCCCGGACAGACACGATACCCCGAGTATCGGCTCCGCCCGTTTTAACGGGCTTCGTGATGGACATGGGTGGTTCGCCGCTGGCAGGAGCGTCTGTTACGATCAAAGCAACCGGTAAAAGCACCATTACCGATGGCAGGGGCGTATTCTCTATGCCAATGCCTGCCGCAAAAAGCAAGGTCATCTTCAGTTATGTAGGGTATAAAACCCGGGAGATAATACTGGCGGAAGATCAGCAGCAAGTAATCATCCAGTTGGCGGTAGCCGTCAATGTGCTGGATGAAGAAGTGGTGCAGGCGTATGGAAGCACAAGCCAGCGACTCTCGGTGGCTAATATTGTAAAAATATCCGGAGAGGAGATACAAAAACAGCCGGTCATGAATCCCCTGCAAGCCCTCAATGGAAGGCTGCCTGGCGTATCCATAACACCTGTCAACGGATACATCAGCGCCCCGGTGAAAGTGGAAGTAAGAGGCCGGAATACAATTAATCCGTTGCTGGTCGCTGATCCCCTGTATGTAATTGACGGGGTACCGCTGACCATTCTCGACATCAATGTTTCCTTTAGCCCCAGCAGCTATAAGAACGGGTCTACCGGTTTCTTCCAGGCAGGCCTGATATCTAATACCCAGGGACAAAGCCCGCTGTTCAGCATCAACCCGGCGGATATCGAGAGCATCTCCGTACTGAAGGATGCAGCCGCCACCGCCATTTATGGTTCACGAGGCGCCAATGGCGTGATCCTCATCACCACCAAAAGAACAAAGCCCGGGAAGACCAGGTTGAATATCAATGTGCAGCAGGCTATCAGCACAGCTCCCCGCCATTGGGACATGCTCAATACTTCAGAATACCTGCAAATGCGCCGGGAGGCCCTGAAAAATGACGGCCTGGCCCCCACCGTTGCCAATATACCCGAACTGGCCTGGGATACGACACGGTATACAGACTGGCAGAAGGAATTGTGGGGTGTAGCGAAGAGTACAGGGGTAAACATCGGTTTATCGGGTGGTGACCGTAATACCTCTTTTAACCTCGGAGCAGGCTACGACGAGAGCCAGGACATTACCACCATCAGTGGAAAAAACCAACGGGTCAGCATCTCTACCACCATCTCCCACCGTAGTCCTGACCAGAAATTAACGGTTGATCTCAAGGCCTTGTACGGCTATACCTATGTGAAGGCTATTAGCAATCCCAACGCGATCGAGCTTGCACCCAACGCGCCGTCTATTTTTAATGAAAAAGGCGACCTGAATTATGCAGAATGGAATGACGCCGGGTTAGGCAATGAATTTCCCTTTTCCTCCCTGCTTACTCCTTCCATCAACAGCGCCAATTTCATTAATGCGGGCTTGCGTATCAGTTACAACCTTTTCAAGGGATTCAACCTGAGTGTCAATGCCGGTTACAACAATACCCAATCCAACACGAACACGTTTAATCCCATGGCTGCCCAGAATCCTGCCGGCTTCCGTTCAGGGATTGCCAGTTTTGGCAACGCCAGTGGGAATAACTGGAACATCGATCCCCAGGTGAATTATACCTGTTATATCGGAAGTGGCAGGCTGGAGCTCCTGGCCGGCGGTTCCTATCAAAGTACAGCCTCCAGGGGAACTACGCTGGTGGGGCTCGGCTATACCAACGATATTTTGCTGCAATCCATTTCCAATGCTGCTTTTTTCAGTTCCGGGCAACAGGCCTCCCAGAAGAAATATGCCAGTATACGCGGACGGGTCAACTATAACTGGCTCAATAAATACATCCTGGAGCTCACCGGCAACCGCGATGGTTCTTCCCACTTTGGTCCCGGCAGGCAGTTTGGTAATTTCTGGTCGGCTGGCGCAGCGTGGATCGCTTCGGAGGAGGCATGGGCAAAACGACTGCTGCCTTCCTGGTGGAGCCTTTTCAAGCTCAATGCCAGTTATGGTGTAACGGGTGGCGATGGGGGCGGCGCTTACCAGTACCTTTCCCAATGGAGAGTGCCTGTAATATATGGTGCAGCGCCTAATTATAATGGCATTGTGCCTATGACGCCCTACAATGCCATGAACCAGGATTACCAATGGCAGGAGAACCGGAAAATCAATGCCGACCTTTCACTCGGATTCCTCGATGACAAGGTCATCCTCACTGTTTCCTGGTACCGTAACCGCTGTAACAACCAGTTGACAAGTATTCCTACGCCTGCTTATACCGGCTTCACCTCGGTAGTGGGCAATTCGCCCGCCAATGTAGAGAACACCGGATGGGAAGGCAGTATCAGTGCAAGACTGGTAGAAACGAAAGCTTTTTCCTGGACGTTCGGCTTTAATATCGGTATTAACCGGAATAAACTGCTGAGTTATCCCGACTTTGAATTCTCTCCCTATTACACGAGCCAAAAAATAGGCGCCTCCCTCAATACCATTTACCTGTTTCACTACCTCGGCATCAATCCGCAGACCGGTGCGCGCAGCTATGAAGATTACAACCATGATGGCGTGATCAGCCAGTCCCCGGGCGCACCGCCGGCTACAGGTATGGATGACAGGTATGTTCCGATGGACATTACCCCGAAATACATTGGTGGGTTCTCTCACCAGTTTTCCTATAAGCGCTTTATGCTAAGCTTGTCGGGTACTTTCAAAAAACAAATGGGGGCATTGCCTTATTCGGGCATCGCAGGAGCGAGGGGTAATATACCACAGGATGTTTTCAATAGCCACTGGCAACAGCCGGGCGATCAAACCATCTATCCAAGGTTCACCACCTTCTCCGTACTAAGCAACACCCGGTTTGGCCAATCAGATGGTGCTTACGTCGACGCCTCTTTCCTGCGGTTAACCTCCCTGGAATTTGCTTATTCATTACCCGAAAAAGTCTGTAAAAAACTACGCATGCAGGGGCTCAGTCTCTCGCTCAATATGAGCAATGCATTGACCATTACCGGTTATCCGGGTATTGACCCGGATGTTACATTCGGAAGCATGCCGACACCAAGAGTCATTGCAGGCAGGATATCCTTTAACTTTTAACGCTAATCTATATGCCCAGTCAGTCAAGAACGAACCTACTTATAGGCTTCAGCATGATCATTGGCCTGTGCCAGTTGTCGTGCAGGAAAATGGTCACCGTGCCGCAACCGATCAACAGCATTACGACCACCCAAATGTTTGAAAGCGATGACCAGGCAAAAACCGCCATGGCCGGCGTTTATACCCTGATGATCAACGGTGGGTTGAATTTCAGCAATGGCTACACCACCCTTCTTACAGGCATGTCGTCTGATGAACTATTCTATTATGGAGCGGGCGATGCGCACATCTTTTCCTTTACCCCCAACCGGTTATTGTACAACAATAGTTATACCAGCGATGTATGGACCAGTGCTTATAAGACCATTTACAATGCGAACGCAGTGATTGAAGGGATTGCAGCTTCAACTGCCTATACACTCACCGATCCGGTGCGGAAAAGGCTTACGGCCGAGGCGCAGTTTATAAGGGCGTTTTGTTATTTCTACCTCGCCAACCTGTATGGTGATGTGCCGCTGGTGCTCACGGTAGACTTCAATAAAACCCGCTACATGACCAGGACGCCGGTAAACCAGGTATATGAGCAAATTGTCAAGGACCTTACAGCAGCGCAGTCGGTATTGGAGCCGGAGCCTGCTGAGGAAAGGATCACCCCCGGTAAATGGAGCGCTACGGCGATGCTGGCAAGAGTATACCTCTATACCCGCGACTATGCCAAAGCCGCTGCACAGGCAACCGCCGTTATTGACAACGCTTCGTTGTTCAGCCTGGAAAGCAATCCGAATAACGCATTCCTGATCGCCAGCAAGGAAGCCATCTGGCAATTAAAGCAGGGCATCACGGACCCTACTTACCTGAATATGACCACGGAGGCCTATAATTTATGGCCCTCTCTCTGGCCGAATGGAATAGCGAGATATTGCCTTACAGAATCCCTGTTGAATGCCTTTGAGCCGGGCGACAGCCGCCGCAATGCCTGGCTAAACAGCTCTACCAATAATGGCGCCGGCCTTTATTATTATCCTTATAAATACAAGCTGGGGCGCCACAATGGTGCACAAAACGTAGCCTCCACGGAGTACTATATGGTGCTTCGCCTGGCGGAGATGTATTTGATCCGTGCTGAAGCTGCAGCAAATGGCGCCACCGGTGGCGCCGCTGCCGCGATTAGTGACCTGAATGTGATCCGTACACGGGCTGGACTGACGGCATTACCTGCTTCCTTAACCGACGAGCAGGTAATGGCCGCCATCGCCCAGGAAAGGCGGGTGGAATTGTTTGCTGAATGGGGGCACCGCTGGCTCGACCTGAAACGGACCGGCAAGGCGCATGACGTACTCTCTGCTATGCCTGCCAAGCAGCCCTGGGAAGGCGACTATCAATTACTCTATCCCATCCCGGATAAGGAGATACGGATCAACCCCCGGCTACAGCAAAACCCGGATTACTTGAATTAATAAAAAGGCTAGTGGTGAATGGCAAGTAGCGAGCGGGACGAGTAGGTCCACTAGCCACTAGCTATTCACTACTAGCCCTAAAAAAGCAAATCATCATTTATGAGAAATATACTTTTTAGATATTTGCCAGCATGGGTGCTCATAGGCACAGTGTTGTCCTGTTCCAAACAAACGGCCACGCCTACAGCATCCCTGACACTGATCAATGCCATACCAGGCAGCACACCTTCCCTGGTGACCAACTTCAGTGGCGCCTCCCCAATCACGTGGTATAAAAATGCGCTAAAGCTGGTATATGGTACGTCTACCAATACCAACCTGGCATTGGCCTACCAGGGCGAACAAAAGCTGGCCATCTACCGTTTCCCCGATACCACCGCCCACAGTACGCCCTTATTCAATCTTGACCTGCATTTGCAGCCGGGCAATATCTATAGCCTCTTCCTGACGGGCACACTCACGGAGCCGGATACCTTGTTTACTACCGATGTCATTCCCTACTATCCTTCTTCCGACAGCAGTGTAGGGATCAGGTTTGTCAATCTTTCACCTGGCAGCAGTCCTGTTAGTATCAACATCGCCGGTATGCCGGATGGTTCGGAAGTGGGCAGCCTGACCTATAAAGGCATCACCGGTTTCAAAAAGTATCCGGCTACTGCCGCCAGTGCCAGCAAATACCCGTTTGAGTTCCGGGATGCGGCCACCGGTACCCTGTTGGGGAGTTTTGATGTGACCGGAATAAACGGGCTTGCCAGCAACACACGGCGCTTCCGGAATTTCACCTTGGCCTTTATGGGGTTGCCTGCCGACGCCACCACCCGGAAAATAATACTGATCGAAGCTTTCTTCGCCAATTAAGTAACCTCTGATACAAATTCTTAATCATAAAACTTACAATGCCTACTATATTAAAGGTTGAGCGGCTCTCGCACAAATACAGTAGTAACTGGGCTATCCATGATATCAATTTTGAAATCGGTCAGCATGGCGCCGTAGGTCTCCTGGGATCAAACGGCGCCGGCAAGTCTACTACCATGAACATCATGTGTGGTGTATTGAACCAAACAGAAGGTCATGTATACATCCAGGGCGTGGACATCCGGAAAGAACCGGAGCTGGCCAAGCGGGAGATCGGCTTCCTGCCACAGAATCCGCCTTTATATACAGATCTTACCATTGACGAATACCTCACCTATTGTGCGGAATTACGGCTCATGGCAAAAGATAAGATCAAAGGAGCGGTAGAAGAAGCCAAAGAGCGTTGTGGTATTGCGCACTTCAGCACCCGGCTTATTCGTAACCTGTCGGGCGGTTACCGTCAGCGGGTAGGCATTGCACAGGCCATCATCCATAAACCCACACTGGTGGTGATGGACGAGCCGACCAATGGACTGGACCCTAACCAGTTGATAGAGGTGAGAAAACTCATCAAAGAGATCGCCCGGGACCATGTAGTGCTGATCTCTTCCCACATACTGTCGGAAATACACCTGGTTTGTAAAGACGTGATCATGATCGAGGCAGGAAGGATCGTATTCTCAGATTCCATGAACGCCTTCAACGACTATATACAACCGCATAGCTTGTTGATCCGGATGGAAAACCCGCCCACCGCAGCCGAACTGCTGACTGTGCCCGGTGTTACGAAAGTGGAATTCCTGACCGACCGGCAGGTGCGGGTTTACTTCAGCAGCGACGAAGAAATTTCAGAAAGGCTGGTGGCTGCCAGTGTGCAACACGGGTGGAGGCTCCGGGAGATTAGCCTGGACAAGGGCCTGCTCGATGACGTTTTCAAACAACTATCCAATCAACCGCATTAATAAATCTTATTTACCCAGATGAAGCTGACATTCAAAATTGCGAAGACAGAGCTTCGTAATCTCTTTTACTCTCCGGTAGCCTGGTTCCTGGCGATTGCCTTTATGGTGCAGTGTGGCTATTTCTATACCAATGCCTTATACGGTACTGCCAAATGGCAGGATCTCCTGCTCCGGAACAGGCCCGACTTCAAGGACTTTGGTCCTGTTTCCTTAACCAACAGGATCTTCCTGGACCGCGATGGCATCTTTACCATAGCCCTGCAGAATCTATTCTTATTTGTACCCTTGCTTACCATGGGGCTGATCAGCCGGGAGATCAACAATGGCACCATCAAGCTACTGTATTCCTCTCCCGTTAAAATACGCCAGATCGTATTGGGAAAATACCTGGCCATTATGCTGTACAACCTGCTCCTGTTGCTCATTGTCGGCACTTTTATGGTAGCAGGGGCTTTCAATATCCGGTCGGTGGATTATGGGCTTCTTTTATCGGCAGCAGTGGGTTTCTATTTGCTCGTATGCACTTATTCAGCCATCGGATTGTTCATGTCCAGCCTCACCACTTACCAGATCGTATCGGCCATCGGCAGCTTTATCCTCATTTTCGTCCTGAGCCGTATTGGTGGCCTGTGGCAGAAAATTGATTTTGTAAGAGACCTTACCTGGTTCCTCTCACTCTCGGGAAGAACGGGAAAAATGTTAGAGGGACTGCTCATCTCCAGGGATATCATCTACTTTGTGGTCATCGTGTATATGTTCCTGGCGTTTACATTACTCAAACTGGGAGGGGCGCGGGAATCCAAGCCCTGGTATGTGAAGGCGAGGGGGTATGCAGTTGTAATGGTAGTGGCATTAGGGATTGGTTATCTCAGCTCACGGCCTATGTTTACAGGCTATTGGGACCTGACTGCCACGCAGGACAATACCATCCATCCCAACACCCAGCAGATCATTAAAGAACTGGGCAAAGAGCCGATGGAAGTGACGCTCTATACCAACATGACCGGCAACGGAGTAGACAGAGGGTTACCGGAAAATCGCAATGCCTACTTATCGGGTTTGTGGGATCCCTATATTCGTTTTAAGCCAGATATAAAGTTTAACTACGTCTATTACTATGATTATGACAGCAGCATAGATGGTGGTGCGTTGCGTAAAAACTTCCCCCGCAAGAGCGTTAAGCAGATAGCGGAACAACTGGCGGATGTATATGATGTCAACCTTTCCCGGTTCCAAACGCCGCAGGCCATCCATAAAAAGATTGACCTGCTGCCGGAAAATTACCGGCTGGTCATGCAGTTAAAGTACAAAGGACAGACCACTTTCCTCCGCACTTATGACGACAATATATTCTGGCCGTTCGAACAACATGTGGCCGCATCGCTTAAACGGTTGTTACAGGCTAAAATGCCGAAGATACTTTTTGTGACCGGCGACCTGGAGCGCAGCGTTTACAAAAACGGCGAACGGGAATATAGTCTGCACACGATTGCCAAAGGCTTCCGTTTCTCCCTGATGAACCTGGGTTTTGATGCAGATTCGATCTCATTAAATACCAGCAACATTCCTCCGGATGTAACGGCGCTGGTGCTGGCCGATCCTAAAACAGCACTGAGCGATACCGCATTGGCGAAGATCAAACAGTATATTGATCAGGGCGGCAACATGCTGATACTGGGTGAGCCAGGCAAACAGCAGATGTTGAATCCCCTGTTGCAGCAACTGGGCGTTCAGTTGATGGATGGCATCCTGGTAGAGCCCTCCAAAGACGAGATGCCGCACATGGTGACGCCTTATATAACACCAGCCGGAAGTAACCTCGCAGATGAGCGGGAATTGCTGCAGCTAAGAAAGAGAGTCGACACTTTGAAGGTGCTTATGCCGGGCGCCACCGCCATCGCTTACGCTTCCCAGGGAGCTTTTACCATCAACCGTTTGTTGATGACCACCGGGAAAACCTGGCTAAAGGCAGGCAAACTGGTAACAGATTCCGTACCTCCTGTGTATAGCCCGGAAGAAGGCGATATCAAAGGAGCATTCCCCACCGCCATTGCATTGACCCGGCAGGTGAAGGACCGGCAACAGCGCATTATTGTTTGCAGCGATGCCGATCTCCTGAGCAATCTGCGGCAGGGTGGTGGTTTCCTGGGCAGGGCACTCTATAGCTGGCTGGATGAAGGAAAGTTTCCCATCTATACGCCCAAGCCCGATCCAAAAGATAACAAACTGAAGGTTACGTCGGCGGGCGTGAAAACACTGCAGACAGTATTTGTTTGGGTGCTCCCGGCCCTGATGCTACTATTGGGCGCTATACTCTTAATCAGGCGTAAAAGAAAATAAAACAGGATAACCATGGCGCTCCATACAGACGAGCAAACGATCAGCGATTTAGGCATATTTGGCAGGCGCAACAGCGGCGGCATCTTTGAGCTGTACAACCAAACACATACCCGCGGCGGAGAAACGATCCTGAAAGAGATGTTCCTGCGTCCTTTGGCAGATAGGGACGCCATCACCCAACGCAGCAGTATCATCGGCCACTTTGCCCGGTTGAACAAGCCCTTTCCTTTCCCCGCAGCCGTGATAGATACCGCGGAGAAGTACATAAAGGAGGCGGAGGAACAGGCGAAAAATGCCCGTCACCAGCACCCGCCCGGTGAGAAGGAAATACAACAGGGCGTGTTATCAGTGATAGAGTTGCTGCACCACAGCAGGGAGTTCATAGAAGCGCAGGCCGTTAAAGACATAGCTGCTTACGCAGCAGAGCGGGAAGCCATGGCATCGCTGCTGGCCCATCCGGCATTTGAACCTGCCCTCCGTGAAAAAGGAAAAGGCAAGCTGCCGTATACGGCCGTTGCCGCGTATGACAACCTCTTCAGGGTGCGCGAATACCCCAAAATAGAGCAATTGCTGAAGCATATCTATCATCTTGATGTATACCTGTCGGTGGCAAAAGTGGCTATTGAACGTAAATTCATTTTTCCCCAAACCCTGGAGAAAGGACAGTGTGTATTAAAACTGGAAGGTGTGTATCACCCGGAACTGAAAGAGCCCGTTAGCAACACTATGTTGATGAACCCCGGTCGGCATGTTATATTCCTGACCGGGGCCAACATGGCCGGTAAATCTACCTTCCTGCGTTCGGTGAGCACAGCGGTGTACCTGGCGCACATGGGCTTTCCCGTAGCGGCTGCCGCCATGGAGTTTTCGGTGATGGACGGCATTTATACCACCATCAACCTGCCCGATAACCTCGGTATTGGCGCGAGTCATTTTTATGCTGAAGTGTTACGGGTAAAAAAGGTAGCTACAGAGTTAAGTCAGGGCAAGTCATTATTTGTTGTATTTGATGAGCTATTCCGCGGCACCAATGTAAAAGATGCGCAGGAGGCTACGGTGGCCATCACCCATGCCTTCGCCCGGAAAAAGACCAGTATGTTCATCATCTCTTCCCACATCGTGGAGGCCGGGGAAGCACTGAAGCAACGAAATGACATTGGCTTCCTCTACCTGCCTACACGCATGAATGGTCACAAGCCTGAATACACCTATACGCTGGAGCAGGGTATCACCGATGACCGGCATGGCATGATCATCATCAGGAACGAAGGTATTCTCGATACGCTGAAAAATGGGCGCAAAGCCGGTTAATCACCAGCATTAAAAAAGTACAACAACCATGAGCTTTAGTATAGATGCGCAAACACTGGAAGAGCTGAACCTGTTGGGCAAATTCAGACAGGGATCGGTATACAGCCTGTTCAACCAGGTAAAAACGCGGGGCGGTGAGCAGTTACTCGACAGTATGTTCCGTACACCGCTGGACAATGCCGCTGCCATCAATGAGCGTAGCAGCACCTTGCAATTCTTTCAGCAGGCGCAGCTCGTTTTCCCTTTCGATGCACAGGAGATCAGCGCCATGCGGGAATACCTCGATGCAGGAACAGGCAACAATGTACTGGTTACTTTGTCTGGCACGGTGATTAAGAAAGTGCTGGCCGGCTTAACCCGCGATGAGCGGTACCGGAAAATGATACAGGGCCTGCAGGCAACCATCGTTACCCTGAGCAAATGTTATGCTTTGCTGGAAATGATCCAATTTCCTGCGGGTGCCTATAGGACCCGTATAGAGGCCGTCAGGAAATTATTGTCCGATAAGCAACTGGAGAAGTTGCGCAACATAGACATCTATACAGCGCTGCCGGTAAAAGACATCGCTTTTTACGAACACATACTGAAAGGAAAGCTCCAGGAGGATATGGAACGTATTTTATCCTTCATTTACGAACTGGATGTATATATCGCCGTGAGTGATGTGGCAGGTGCCCGGGGGTTCATGTACGCACAGGCATTCCCGCCGGAGAAAAATATCCTGCAGGCCAGGGGACTTTATCATCCCGGTATAAAAAACGCTGTGGGTAATGACCTGTCACTGCATCAACAGCGAAATGTGATGTTCTTAACAGGGGCCAATATGGCGGGTAAGTCTACCTGGATGAAATCGGTAGGTATCGCCCTCTACCTGGCGCATATGGGATTCCCGGTGGCGGCTGCAAGCATGGATTTTTCAGTCCGGGAAGGGCTGTACTCTTCTATCAACGTAGCGGATAACATCAGCCTCGGCTACAGTCATTTTTATGCAGAAGTGATAAGGGTAAAGCAGGCGGCAGAAGCTACCAGCAGTGGTAAAAGATTACTATTGATGTTCGACGAGTTATTCAAGGGCACCAACGTAAAAGATGCTTATGATGGTACGCTGGCGGTAACGGAGGCATTTGCCGAATACAGGGAATGTTTGTTCATCGTATCCACACATATTATTGAAGTAGGGGAGGTGTTGAAGGGCCATAGCAATATTCACTGCGTGTACATGCCTACAGTGATGGAAGGCGCGCATCCCCGTTATACCTACAAGCTGCAGGAGGGTATTACGGAAGACCGCCAGGGCATGATGATCATACGCAATGAGGGAATACTGGAGCTGATAGGGGAATAGAAGCTATCGTACTACCACATCCACCTTATCAATCCATATCGTTTTCCTGTCGGCAGTGGCGTTGAAATGATCCAGGATAAAAGCCTTATTATACTGCACTTTCCCTTTGAAAGCTTCTTTGCCATTCACCCGAACGATCACCGGGCGGGTGATATCAACCATATCAGGGGAAATGCGAATGCGTAGGCTTTTTACCTGTGATGTTTCCAGGCTAAAAATATTGTTGGCATACTGTGCTTTTACAGCGCCTGAGCGGCGGGGAAAACTAAAAGCATACGCCAGTGTATCCAGCGTGATCAGACTGTCCTTGTCATTATAATTTTTCCATTCGTGAATCGTGAAGTTCAAGGAATCGTGCCAGGGTGCACGATGGCCTGTCGTGTCCAGTCCGGTTATCTGCAACCAGTCGCAGGTGCCATAGCGTGTATCATCGCATTCCCAGTACAGTTCGGTAGCCAACGGATTGCGTTGCGTGGTGGTTACGCGGTGGAAGATGGTTTTATACGCCCCTTCGGAGGTATCAAATGCCGGGAACCAATGCGGGAAACCATTAAAGCGGTAGTCTTGGTAATCGGCGCCGATCCTGCGCATCAGGGCGCTGAGCGTATCATTGGCCGCAGGTGGAAAATAATAATCTTCATCGGTGGAAACATTCATGAACGAGCGGTTCAGGATATTCCGGATAAACGTACCACCGGTAAACACCTTGGGTTTGGTATTGAAACCAAAAAAGCCGGCAAAGGGTG comes from Paraflavitalea devenefica and encodes:
- a CDS encoding MutS-related protein produces the protein MALHTDEQTISDLGIFGRRNSGGIFELYNQTHTRGGETILKEMFLRPLADRDAITQRSSIIGHFARLNKPFPFPAAVIDTAEKYIKEAEEQAKNARHQHPPGEKEIQQGVLSVIELLHHSREFIEAQAVKDIAAYAAEREAMASLLAHPAFEPALREKGKGKLPYTAVAAYDNLFRVREYPKIEQLLKHIYHLDVYLSVAKVAIERKFIFPQTLEKGQCVLKLEGVYHPELKEPVSNTMLMNPGRHVIFLTGANMAGKSTFLRSVSTAVYLAHMGFPVAAAAMEFSVMDGIYTTINLPDNLGIGASHFYAEVLRVKKVATELSQGKSLFVVFDELFRGTNVKDAQEATVAITHAFARKKTSMFIISSHIVEAGEALKQRNDIGFLYLPTRMNGHKPEYTYTLEQGITDDRHGMIIIRNEGILDTLKNGRKAG
- a CDS encoding MutS-related protein — encoded protein: MSFSIDAQTLEELNLLGKFRQGSVYSLFNQVKTRGGEQLLDSMFRTPLDNAAAINERSSTLQFFQQAQLVFPFDAQEISAMREYLDAGTGNNVLVTLSGTVIKKVLAGLTRDERYRKMIQGLQATIVTLSKCYALLEMIQFPAGAYRTRIEAVRKLLSDKQLEKLRNIDIYTALPVKDIAFYEHILKGKLQEDMERILSFIYELDVYIAVSDVAGARGFMYAQAFPPEKNILQARGLYHPGIKNAVGNDLSLHQQRNVMFLTGANMAGKSTWMKSVGIALYLAHMGFPVAAASMDFSVREGLYSSINVADNISLGYSHFYAEVIRVKQAAEATSSGKRLLLMFDELFKGTNVKDAYDGTLAVTEAFAEYRECLFIVSTHIIEVGEVLKGHSNIHCVYMPTVMEGAHPRYTYKLQEGITEDRQGMMIIRNEGILELIGE